From Desulfitibacter sp. BRH_c19, one genomic window encodes:
- a CDS encoding radical SAM protein, whose product MSKKYEPGYIKLLGTNKLEAKVLKARTHYTNCNLCPHECNVDRQEKTGFCRALDKAIISSNGPHFGEESVLVGRHGSGTIFFGYCNMKCVFCQNCELSFGGEGKIIENSKLAEIMLNIQNRHGCHNINLVTPTHFVPNILEALLLAARNGLKIPIVYNCGGYERMKTLELLDGVVDIYMPDFKYSDDSLGEKYSNIKSYSTRVKQALKEMDRQVGGLKVDKNNIAYRGLIIRHLVMPGNLNNSKEVLEFIQKELSPDCLVNLMDQYHPAHKAFQYKEISRGLTKIEFMELYSYAKNLGLRLAE is encoded by the coding sequence ATGTCAAAAAAATATGAACCTGGCTATATAAAACTCCTTGGAACCAATAAACTAGAGGCAAAGGTCCTAAAAGCTAGAACCCATTATACAAATTGTAACCTATGCCCGCACGAATGCAATGTAGACAGGCAGGAAAAAACTGGTTTTTGTAGAGCATTGGACAAGGCAATTATTTCGAGCAATGGTCCCCATTTTGGAGAAGAGTCTGTACTTGTAGGTAGACATGGTTCAGGAACTATATTCTTTGGATACTGCAATATGAAATGTGTTTTTTGCCAAAACTGTGAACTGAGTTTCGGAGGGGAAGGAAAGATAATAGAGAATTCAAAGTTAGCCGAAATAATGCTGAATATACAAAACCGACACGGTTGTCATAATATAAACCTTGTTACCCCTACGCACTTTGTTCCAAATATACTTGAAGCACTTCTATTGGCTGCCCGGAACGGCCTGAAAATTCCCATAGTTTACAACTGTGGCGGTTACGAGAGAATGAAAACCCTTGAACTCCTTGATGGTGTTGTTGATATCTATATGCCTGATTTTAAATACTCCGATGATTCACTTGGCGAAAAATACTCCAATATTAAGAGTTATAGCACCAGGGTTAAGCAAGCACTAAAAGAAATGGACCGACAGGTGGGAGGGTTAAAGGTAGATAAGAACAATATTGCATATCGGGGTTTGATAATAAGACATTTGGTAATGCCTGGCAACCTCAATAATTCTAAAGAAGTGCTAGAGTTTATACAAAAAGAACTCTCTCCAGATTGCCTAGTAAATCTAATGGACCAATACCACCCAGCCCACAAAGCATTCCAATATAAAGAAATTTCCAGAGGTCTAACCAAAATAGAATTCATGGAACTATACAGCTACGCCAAAAACCTGGGTTTAAGGCTTGCTGAATGA